The following coding sequences are from one Stigmatopora nigra isolate UIUO_SnigA chromosome 12, RoL_Snig_1.1, whole genome shotgun sequence window:
- the golga4 gene encoding golgin subfamily A member 4 isoform X2, with the protein MFKKLKQKINEEQSPQRNALTPQQAQMGSGERRSSQTHLFYDGAPSPSDREVLAGMIAEPAFLSEYTIFALDHSKRPKTAPVASVSSSKGPTRSPGGSINGDESVSPQREESQSFAQKLQWKVPSMESIIRGGASRAEQLFRSPSKDSLARSSSRESLTHLGENEAAGVPTYDPPSDIESEAEEASSNADSLSKDQLMHRLFRVESSLAKYRGKYSEIVTAYRTVQRDKEKTQAILSQCQDKSLRRIGELREELQMDQQAKKHLQDEFDATLEEKDQMITVLQTQVGLLKKRVKGIADGALVVDGDQPVSDATESESTSSSNDQEVESQVNEEGVSDPAKLLVALQKRVKRQENLLHKCKEMIRLHKDRSTHIATENETLQEQLQERLQELERMKELHTTEKTKLINQLRDVKNQNEQLEQDKGMVIAETKRQMHETLEMKEEEIAQLRSRLQLSNAQNEELLDQKEKAEKSAFEELERAMGSAHRAEEARKQLELQMEEKMNEAERVNEEERKSLQQELTRVKQEVVTIMKISSDEKVVSLQKSHSKALAAKEEEIIGRINKAVEQCREEFVQQTKEKEQQAFLALEDAELQKTALITDGENRVKDMQQELEVAKTRIMELESSLEKISQDESLQSNEQSNLLCQLKDEHAEKMSKLEEDNQAQLDKQKDGLTQQHNVALEELKEKQRVDMETLLKEKDLYREEMDQKWNAQQAEHEALLLELSQIVTSKQLLEEKLVEVQDAHCLALQAQVAKHSAELENIKQEHEQSLGGVEKLLKEELNALKIILKEKEKAIKEFAEGEKTLGDQVHSNIEELSIKAKQLEDLQQSLSNLQMENSNLKEATKELEKNSSDLVQSKNDLIELHHQLEVANNDCQHKEKLRQDLEQQLQQSKTELSEREKSLGEDLNTMKEEKTHLQKQLEDEKASHEKKLNNTVTEMEAKLKTQETKMEKIKKKAKEMQDNLKKKFQQKEESMKMALAKKDAELQEKEQEVQGKILEMAQRNSQGLSDTMSELQANHLGEMEKLRDNHKHELLELERYLQEKLAQQEEELTEKHSHILQEKIQELQECSQNLNKSKEDYEQVLTAMKELKEEFSIQETTGQKLKEELCEAAFKLAGLSSSDALMREQLETVEKNLSQASNERDSLQEKLNRTEEGNQEKLKTLSDNLENMEKQLRAIESSRLKDSEDLEKKSEEVAIQREELEAQFQQKIILFSNQMEQCCRNVQCKMVDRISEVGKKVELRVSDLNHRLVSSQKNILHLKNVVSSKVDRVCTLEENLRQKNEENSNLCISLEQVTAQVNAHMEQIEALTLQNEKNSEKDRKIQESIELNRVMSITLKETEFQVSDLESIVSDLKRQLDVKEKAILELKQLHKEETQRTLHQTEETFQRLKEERESTSEQANALRASLSDNDNTVASLKGRLEELERAVSEKNEALQRLTANFDNQSISKSEMDQVLSEKEQKVSRLTAELENSHHRLSELQEHLTLKVKECEQLAFNLEQQESIRESEKKELVEKLQQNGHLAQEMVDKLHHLEEDNHKCKSQLQSQEAEFERLKEEMAKSKEESVKKTEERLTAESTRKMSDLKKKAEQKISQIKKHLTTQLEEKDGLIKTLEVSHEQLKKNETSNKECIDTLEEKNRSLEEVLVKLKQEQEQQLEQIQTGEKGVMEKSLEEQKCIYEEKLSALQQDSLQQKDLQQQETLGIEGKLKEAEKQNQELLQEVTTLKEEIGQKTAQCDQYQAALMQAQMVSESDKKIESNTLQQTKSMLENDMKNHSDYPDDDSFDFLKGKLNHPDDDSFDFLKGKLNQMRNDKEKIQKDFSRLQKDIRLMRKEHDQELEFAKKQFFEESELKYKSELEDIQWKHKSEIKQLMMEFNTQISVKEKEIDTAVRETIGKAQLVEAELLSSHREETSHLKKAIGEREDELNKTIEKYEQVIQTREEEMGIRVWQVQKELEELQASSQKTSEMSPEGLLAQLAEKTTMLSEARLKEQGFVEKIHSLEDKIKCFHRNTVVTHLGSTYKDAALHKPEPLSEATELEYLKKVLFEYMMGRETKTMAKVITSMLKFPPDQAQKVLDKEEAKAMPWLSV; encoded by the exons ATGTTCAAAAAACTCAAGCAGAAGATCAACGAGGAGCAGTCACCGCAGAGGAATGCGCTCACTCCTCAACAGGCCCAG ATGGGCTCTGGAGAACGCAGGAGCAGCCAAACACACCTATTTTACGACGGTGCTCCATCTCCCAGTGACAGAGAG GTGCTGGCCGGGATGATAGCAGAACCCGCTTTTCTCTCTGAGTATACTATCTTTGCTCTGGACCATTCAAAACGACCCAAAACGGCCCCGGTAGCCAGTGTG AGTTCCTCTAAAGGGCCAACCAGGTCTCCCGGAGGAAGTATCAACGGGGATGAAAGTGTCTCTCCCCAG AGAGAAGAGTCACAGTCCTTTGCACAAAAGCTACAATGGAAAGTTCCCTCAATGGAGTCCATCATTCGAGGAGGTGCCAGTCGGGCTGAGCAGCTCTTCCGCTCGCCCTCGAAAGACAGCTTGGCTCGGAGCTCATCGCGCGAGTCTTTAACACATTTGGGAGAAAACGAAGCTGCCGGGGTCCCGACATACGACCCGCCTTCAGATATTGAGAGTGAGGCCGAGGAGGCATCAAGCAATGCCGACTCTCTCTCCAAAGATCAGCTGATGCATCGTTTGTTTAGAGTGGAGTCAAGCCTGGCCAAGTATCGCGGGAAGTACTCGGAG ATTGTTACTGCATATCGTACGGTGCAACGagataaagaaaaaacacag GCCATCCTCAGCCAGTGTCAAGATAAATCCCTCCGAAGAATAGGAGAACTACGAGAG GAGTTACAAATGGACCAGCAGGCAAAAAAGCACCTTCAGGATGAGTTTGATGCTACACTCGAGGAAAAAGACCAAATGATTACTGTACTGCAAACTCAG GTTGGCTTGCTGAAGAAACGAGTCAAAGGAATCGCTGACGGTGCTTTAGTCGTTGATGGTGATCAGCCGGTTTCTGATGCTACGGAATCTGAATCCACCAGTTCTTCAAATGACCAAGAAGTCGAGTCTCAAGTGAATGAAG AGGGCGTCAGTGATCCAGCTAAACTTTTGGTAGCACTGCAGAAGCGAGTAAAGAGACAGGAAAACCTGTTGCACAAATGCAAAGAGATGATTCGTCTTCACAAGGATCGCAGCACCCACATTGCTACTGAGAATGAAACTCTGCAAGAGCAGCTGCAAGAAAGACTGCAAGAACTCGAAAGGATGAAG GAATTACACACGACGGAGAAGACGAAACTGATCAATCAGTTGCGTGATGTCAAAAACCAAAATGAACAGCTGGAACAGGATAAG GGCATGGTGATTGCCGAGACAAAACGTCAAATGCACGAGACTCTGGAAATGAAAGAAGAGGAGATTGCCCAGCTTCGCTCCAGGCTCCAATTGTCTAATGCCCAGAATGAAGAGTTGCTGGACCAGAAAGAAAAGGCTGAGAAATCAG CATTTGAAGAACTTGAAAGGGCAATGGGTTCAGCTCATAGGGCGGAGGAAGCACGAAAGCAGCTGGAGCTTCAGATggaggaaaaaatgaatgaagcagAAAGGGTCAATGAAGAAGAGAGGAAGAGTTTGCAGCAGGAGCTCACGCGAGTCAAACAGGAGGTTGTCACAATCATGAAG ATATCATCGGACGAAAAGGTGGTCAGCCTGCAAAAATCCCACAGTAAAGCTCTGGCTGCAAAAGAAGAAGAGATCATTGGGAGAATCAACAAAGCTGTG GAGCAGTGTCGAGAAGAGTTTGTTCAGCAAACCAAGGAAAAGGAGCAACAGGCCTTTCTGGCTTTGGAAGACGCAGAGTTACAGAAGACTGCTCTTATTACAGATGGCGAGAATAGAGTTAAAGATATGCAGCAAGAGCTGGAAGTAGCAAAAACT AGAATAATGGAACTGGAGAGCTCCCTTGAGAAAATTTCCCAAGATGAATCGTTGCAGTCCAATGAGCAATCCAATCTGTTGTGTCAGCTGAAGGATGAGCATGCtgagaaaatgtccaaattaGAGGAAGATAACCAGGCACAACTGGATAAGCAAAAGGATGGCTTAACTCAGCAGCACAATGTTGCTCTGGAAGAGCTGAAGGAAAAACAGAGGGTTGATATGGAGACACTACTTAAAGAGAAAGACTTGTACAGAGAAGAAATGGACCAGAAATGGAATGCACAGCAGGCAGAGCATGAAGCACTTTTACTTGAACTTTCTCAAATTGTGACGAGTAAACAACTTTTGGAAGAGAAGTTGGTTGAAGTACAAGATGCACATTGTTTGGCTCTGCAGGCTCAGGTGGCAAAGCACAGTGCGGAATTGGAAAATATCAAGCAAGAGCATGAACAGTCACTTGGAGGGGTAGAGAAATTGCTGAAGGAGGAACTAAATgctttgaaaattattttaaaggaAAAGGAGAAAGCAATTAAAGAGTTTGCTGAAGGAGAGAAAACACTAGGAGATCAGGTCCATTCCAATATAGAAGAACTAAGCATCAAAGCCAAACAACTGGAGGATTTGCAGCAATCATTATCTAATCTTCAGATGGAAAATTCTAACTTAAAGGAGGCTACCAAAGAATTAGAGAAAAACTCAAGCGATCTTGTTCAGTCCAAGAACGACTTGATAGAATTGCACCATCAGCTTGAAGTCGCAAACAATGACTgtcaacacaaagaaaaattaCGCCAAGATTTAGAGCAGCAGTTACAGCAGAGCAAAACGGAGCTCTCCGAGCGAGAAAAGTCCCTCGGTGAAGATCTAAACACAATGAAGGAAGAGAAAACACACCTTCAGAAACAGCTGGAAGATGAAAAAGCCTCTCATGAGAAAAAGCTAAACAATACTGTTACAGAAATGGAAgcaaaactaaaaacacaagaaactaaaatggaaaaaatcaaaaagaaggccaaagaaatgcaagataatttaaagaaaaagttCCAGCAGAAAGAAGAATCTATGAAAATGGCACTTGCAAAGAAAGATGCAGAGCTTCAAGAAAAAGAGCAAGAAGTTCAAGGGAAAATTTTAGAGATGGCACAAAGAAATTCCCAAGGCTTGAGCGACACCATGTCAGAACTGCAAGCTAATCATTTGGGGGAGATGGAGAAACTCCGAGATAATCATAAACATGAACTCTTGGAGCTCGAGCGCTATTTGCAAGAGAAGTTAGCACAGCAGGAAGAGGAATTAACGGAAAAGCACTCTCACATACTTCAGGAAAAGATACAAGAATTGCAAGAATGTTCTCAAAATCTTAACAAGAGCAAAGAAGATTATGAGCAAGTGCTTACTGCCATGAAGGAACTAAAGGAGGAATTTTCAATTCAAGAAACCACTGGGCAAAAGCTAAAAGAAGAGCTTTGCGAAGCAGCGTTCAAACTCGCAGGTTTGTCATCAAGCGACGCATTAATGAGAGAGCAATTGGAAACGGTAGAGAAGAACCTCAGCCAGGCTTCGAATGAGCGAGACTCTTTACAGGAAAAGCTCAATAGGACAGAGGAAGGGAACCAAGagaaattaaaaacattgtCAGATAATTTAGAAAACATGGAAAAGCAGCTTCGAGCAATTGAAAGTTCCAGACTGAAGGATAGTGAGGACTTGGAGAAGAAATCTGAGGAAGTCGCCATTCAGCGAGAGGAATTGGAAGCACAATTCCAacagaaaatcattttgtttagCAATCAAATGGAGCAATGCTGTAGGAATGTCCAATGCAAAATGGTGGATAGGATCTCTGAAGTTGGTAAGAAAGTTGAGTTAAGAGTTTCAGATTTAAACCATAGACTTGTGTCTAGccagaaaaatattttgcacCTTAAAAATGTAGTTTCTAGCAAAGTGGATAGAGTTTGCACTTTAGAAGAAAATCTTCGTCAGAAGAATGAGGAGAATAGCAATCTATGCATTTCATTAGAACAGGTGACTGCTCAGGTAAATGCTCACATGGAGCAAATTGAAGCCTTAACACTTCAGAATGAGAAGAATTCTGAAAAGGATCGGAAGATTCAAGAGTCTATCGAATTAAACAGAGTCATGTCAATTACCTTGAAAGAAACTGAGTTTCAAGTGAGTGACTTGGAAAGCATCGTCAGCGATTTGAAACGTCAACTCGACGTTAAGGAGAAAGCCATACTCGAGCTGAAGCAGCTGCACAAAGAGGAGACGCAAAGGACTTTACATCAGACGGAAGAGACCTTCCAGAGGTTGAAGGAGGAGCGCGAGTCCACTTCTGAGCAGGCAAATGCACTTCGAGCCAGCCTGTCTGATAATGACAACACAGTAGCATCTCTGAAGGGCAGACTCGAAGAACTGGAACGCGCCGTGTCCGAGAAGAACGAAGCTCTGCAAAGGCTGACGGCGAATTTTGACAATCAGTCTATTAGCAAGTCCGAGATGGACCAAGTGTTGAGTGAGAAGGAGCAGAAAGTAAGCAGGCTGACTGCAGAGCTGGAGAACTCCCACCATCGGCTCTCCGAGCTCCAGGAGCACTTGACCTTAAAGGTAAAAGAGTGTGAACAACTTGCGTTTAATCTGGAGCAGCAGGAAAGCATCAGGGAGAGCGAGAAGAAAGAATTGGTTGAGAAGCTGCAACAGAATGGCCACTTGGCACAAGAGATGGTGGACAAACTGCACCATCTTGAGGAGGACAACCACAAGTGCAAAAGCCAACTTCAATCTCAGGAAGCTGAATTTGAAAGACTGAAAGAAGAGATGGCAAAAAGTAAAGAGGAGTCTGTGAAGAAAACAGAGGAGAGGCTGACGGCGGAGAGTACTCGGAAAATGTCTGACCTTAAGAAGAAAGCTGAGCagaaaatcagtcaaattaaGAAGCATCTTACGACTCAGCTGGAGGAAAAAGATGGCCTTATCAAAACGCTCGAGGTTAGCCACGAACAGCTCAAGAAAAATGAAACTTCCAATAAAGAATGCATCGACACATTGGAGGAGAAAAACAGATCTCTCGAGGAGGTCCTGGTCAAGCTCAAACAAGAGCAGGAGCAGCAATTAGAACAGATCCAGACTGGTGAGAAGGGGGTGATGGAGAAGTCTTTAGAGGAACAGAAGTGCATATATGAAGAGAAGCTGTCTGCACTACAGCAAGATTCATTGCAGCAAAAGGATCTACAACAACAAGAAACTCTTGGAATTGAAGGGAAGCTCAAAGAGGCAGAAAAGCAAAACCAAGAACTTCTTCAAGAAGTCACTACTTTGAAAGAAGAAATTGGCCAGAAAACTGCTCAATGTGATCAATATCAAGCTGCCTTGATGCAGGCCCAAATGGTTTCTGAATCTGACAAGAAGATAGAGTCTAATACTCTTCAACAAACTAAGAGCATGTTGGAAAATGACATGAAAAACCACTCGGATTATCCGGATGACGATTCTTTTGATTTTCTTAAAGGCAAACTAAATCATCCGGATGACGATTCTTTTGATTTTCTTAAGGGCAAACTAAATCAGATGAGGAATGATAAGGAGAAAATCCAAAAAGATTTTAGTCGATTACAGAAAGATATCAGATTAATGAGGAAAGAGCACGATCAGGAACTTGAATTTGCTAAGAAACAGTTCTTTGAAGAGAGTGAATTGAAGTACAA ATCGGAATTAGAAGACATCCAATGGAAGCACAAGTCAGAAATCAAGCAGTTAATGATGGAGTTTAACACGCAAATATCTGTAAAAGAGAAGGAGATAGACACAGCAGTGAGAGAAACCATTG GTAAGGCCCAGCTTGTGGAGGCAGAACTTCTCAGTAGCCATCGAGAGGAAACCAGCCATCTGAAGAAGGCGATTGGCGAAAGGGAGGATGAATTGAACAAAACTATTGAGAAATATGAGCAGGTCATACAg acTCGAGAGGAGGAGATGGGGATTCGAGTGTGGCAGGTCCAGAAAGAACTGGAAGAGCTGCAAGCTAGTAGCCAGAAGACTTCAGag ATGAGCCCAGAAGGACTGCTG GCGCAGCTTGCTGAAAAGACCACTATGCTAAGCGAAGCTCGACTGAAGGAACAGGGCTTTGTTGAAAAG attcacTCACTTGAGGACAAGATTAAATGTTTCCACCGGAACACAGTGGTCACTCATCTGGGGAGCACGTACAAAG ATGCTGCACTCCACAAACCTGAACCTCTCTCAGAAGCCACTGAATTGGAGTACCTGAAAAAAGTCCTCTTTGAATACATGATGGGACGAGAAACAAAA ACAATGGCCAAAGTGATAACTTCCATGCTCAAGTTTCCTCCAGACCAAGCTCAAAAGGTTTTGGATAAAGAAGAGGCCAAAGCAATG CCTTGGTTGAGTGTTTAA